In one Planctomycetota bacterium genomic region, the following are encoded:
- a CDS encoding 30S ribosomal protein S1, translated as MNITSAFQKYGVALETVDEKINDYLKSFSNADALKLYEKSLKEIKSNTIVKGKVVNISGNSAIIDIGYKSEGFIQVDEFGGPDKIKVGDEVEVYIAEVEGETGLISLSKNQADRMRGWEQLVKSAADNTTITGKVVKKTQGGYLVDVGVLAFLPSSQVDIRKDGHTNLINQEIECKIIKIDNQRRNVIVSRKVLIEKQREAMKKKIMGEIKEGDTLQGVVKNITDFGAFVDLGGVDALLHIGDMSWRRVSHPSEMVAIDQTIQVKILKIDPQTERIFVGLKQLSDNPWEKVAAKYEQGMKIKGKVVNIVNYGVFVELEPGIEGLLHISEMSWTKKISNPSEMVAIGDIIEVVILKINPAKQEISLGMKQLEANVWVDIEKKYSAGMKIQGRVKNVTSYGAFIEIEEGIDGLIHQSDMVWTKKAVKPSNIIKKGDKIEAVIISIDPAQKRVSLGIKQLTPNPWETTIPEQYPAGKAIEARVLKLSNRGLMLELDPQLDGLLPLINPKTIEGEAEKAGPAEDTSFGITHEQAKELKTNQHVKVEVVKLDANECLVLVKLQAGSEPVISEPLPLQDTSAEKPAEPTV; from the coding sequence ATGAATATTACATCGGCTTTTCAAAAATACGGGGTTGCGCTCGAAACGGTGGATGAGAAAATCAATGATTATTTAAAGAGCTTTTCCAATGCGGATGCTCTGAAACTATACGAGAAATCGCTCAAGGAAATAAAGTCCAATACCATAGTCAAGGGCAAGGTGGTCAATATCAGCGGGAATTCCGCCATTATTGACATCGGCTATAAATCCGAGGGGTTCATACAGGTCGACGAATTCGGCGGACCGGACAAGATAAAAGTCGGCGACGAGGTTGAGGTCTATATCGCCGAGGTGGAAGGCGAGACCGGGCTGATTTCACTCTCCAAGAATCAGGCCGACCGGATGCGCGGCTGGGAACAGTTAGTTAAATCCGCCGCCGATAATACCACCATCACGGGTAAGGTGGTCAAGAAGACCCAGGGCGGATACCTGGTTGATGTCGGAGTCCTGGCGTTCCTGCCCTCCTCGCAGGTGGATATCCGCAAGGACGGCCATACCAACCTGATAAACCAGGAAATCGAATGCAAGATTATCAAGATAGACAACCAGCGACGCAATGTCATTGTTTCCCGCAAGGTGCTTATTGAGAAGCAGCGCGAGGCCATGAAGAAAAAGATCATGGGTGAGATAAAGGAAGGCGACACCCTCCAGGGCGTGGTCAAGAACATCACCGATTTCGGCGCGTTCGTTGACCTAGGCGGCGTGGATGCCCTGCTTCATATCGGCGATATGTCCTGGCGCCGGGTCAGCCATCCTTCGGAAATGGTGGCGATTGACCAGACCATTCAGGTCAAGATCCTGAAGATAGACCCCCAGACCGAACGCATCTTCGTGGGTTTAAAACAGCTTTCCGATAATCCCTGGGAAAAAGTTGCGGCCAAATACGAACAGGGCATGAAGATCAAGGGCAAGGTGGTCAATATTGTCAATTACGGCGTCTTCGTGGAATTGGAGCCCGGCATCGAAGGGTTGTTGCATATCTCCGAGATGTCCTGGACCAAGAAAATATCCAATCCGTCCGAGATGGTGGCTATCGGCGATATTATTGAAGTGGTTATCCTCAAGATTAACCCGGCTAAGCAGGAAATATCGCTCGGCATGAAGCAGTTGGAAGCGAATGTCTGGGTGGATATCGAGAAGAAATATTCAGCCGGGATGAAGATTCAGGGCCGGGTAAAGAATGTCACCTCTTACGGCGCTTTTATCGAGATTGAGGAAGGCATTGACGGTTTGATTCACCAATCCGATATGGTCTGGACCAAGAAGGCCGTTAAGCCCTCGAACATCATCAAAAAAGGCGATAAGATTGAAGCGGTGATTATCTCCATCGACCCGGCGCAGAAGCGGGTTTCTCTGGGCATCAAGCAGCTTACGCCCAATCCCTGGGAGACGACCATACCGGAACAATATCCGGCCGGCAAGGCCATAGAGGCGCGGGTTCTTAAGCTCTCTAATCGCGGGCTGATGCTGGAATTAGACCCGCAGTTGGACGGCCTGCTGCCCCTGATTAATCCCAAGACCATTGAAGGCGAGGCCGAAAAGGCCGGGCCAGCCGAGGATACCTCATTCGGCATTACCCACGAGCAGGCCAAGGAACTCAAGACCAACCAACACGTCAAGGTGGAGGTGGTCAAACTGGATGCCAATGAATGCCTGGTTCTGGTTAAACTGCAGGCCGGCAGTGAACCGGTTATCAGCGAGCCATTACCATTGCAGGATACGTCTGCTGAAAAACCAGCGGAGCCCACGGTATAA
- the nikR gene encoding nickel-responsive transcriptional regulator NikR produces the protein MKELARIGVSLEGELLKSFDKWVSGEGYPTRSEAIEGLINSALVRKQWQKPGNYVAGAVIFVYDHHRRQLANKMLNIQHNFDKIIISSQHIHLDHNNCLEIIAVKGMVREIIELVTNIKSVKGIKHSDLIMTTAG, from the coding sequence ATGAAAGAATTAGCCCGGATCGGGGTGTCGCTGGAAGGCGAGCTCCTGAAATCGTTTGACAAGTGGGTGTCCGGCGAGGGCTATCCGACCCGGTCCGAGGCCATAGAGGGACTGATTAACTCCGCCCTGGTCAGGAAGCAGTGGCAGAAACCCGGCAACTACGTGGCCGGCGCGGTCATATTTGTCTATGACCACCACCGCAGGCAGCTGGCCAACAAGATGCTCAATATCCAGCATAACTTTGACAAGATAATAATCTCGTCCCAGCACATCCACCTGGACCATAATAACTGCCTGGAGATTATTGCGGTCAAGGGGATGGTCAGGGAGATTATTGAACTGGTAACCAATATCAAGTCGGTCAAGGGTATTAAGCACTCGGACCTGATAATGACCACGGCCGGATAA
- a CDS encoding terpene cyclase/mutase family protein: MSPNYEPNQEIQIQEGSLAEKAFQQKFDFNLWMQEMMHNAPWWGISLAAHVLFILFIASLPSGIGGDKVEEVKVIEMKEEKKEEVEKIEEEIQKEEFEEEVTETTEIVESEVVQESENINEFDTNSDLKGEGVYDTIGIGGGLGGGRRRGRRGRKQQKSEDAVIAGLIWLAKHQNPDGSWGAKTFQNQCRVTKCTGPGHDEFNVGLTGVSMLAFTGAGYTNSSRDTYEGICFGDTVRKAALYLTGIQQSDGTFGGVKDGKFLYNQSIATYALADLYGLTMESPSGILFREPVERAVKYILEVQNPTKAWRYQPKDGQNDTSVSGWVAMSLKAAEHANIAVPPEAFAGIKSFYDDVTEPNYGKVGYTSQGSIALMGHEDPRNTVVQPSLTAIGIMVRIFIDKKTTDPLIKLGVGQILTSLPTWDTSKPGIIDYYYWFYASYCLNQYDGPSGPSWSSWNEKMKDVLLKNQRSKSDGCANGSWDPLDRWSAEGSRIYCTAINVLTLEVYYRLGIVKNTGH; this comes from the coding sequence ATGAGTCCGAATTATGAACCGAATCAGGAAATCCAGATTCAGGAAGGGTCGCTGGCCGAAAAAGCGTTTCAGCAGAAATTTGATTTTAACCTCTGGATGCAGGAAATGATGCACAATGCCCCGTGGTGGGGAATCTCGCTGGCCGCGCACGTCCTGTTTATCCTTTTTATTGCTTCTTTACCCTCAGGAATCGGCGGAGACAAGGTCGAAGAGGTCAAGGTGATTGAGATGAAGGAGGAGAAAAAGGAAGAGGTGGAGAAGATAGAAGAAGAAATACAAAAAGAGGAATTTGAAGAGGAAGTGACCGAGACGACCGAAATAGTTGAATCGGAAGTAGTCCAGGAATCCGAGAATATTAACGAGTTCGATACTAACAGCGACCTCAAGGGCGAGGGCGTTTACGATACCATCGGTATCGGCGGCGGTTTGGGCGGCGGCAGGCGTAGAGGCCGGCGGGGCAGAAAACAGCAGAAGAGCGAAGATGCGGTTATCGCCGGGCTTATCTGGCTGGCCAAACACCAGAATCCGGACGGCTCCTGGGGCGCCAAGACATTCCAGAACCAGTGCCGGGTGACCAAATGCACCGGCCCCGGACACGATGAATTCAATGTCGGGCTGACCGGGGTGTCTATGCTGGCTTTTACCGGCGCCGGTTATACCAACAGTTCCCGCGATACCTACGAGGGTATCTGCTTCGGCGACACGGTCCGTAAAGCGGCTCTTTACCTGACCGGAATCCAGCAGTCGGACGGCACTTTCGGCGGGGTCAAGGACGGTAAATTCCTGTATAACCAGTCGATTGCCACCTATGCGCTGGCGGATTTGTACGGGTTGACAATGGAAAGCCCTTCAGGCATACTTTTCAGGGAACCGGTAGAAAGGGCGGTTAAATATATTCTGGAAGTCCAAAACCCGACCAAGGCCTGGCGCTACCAGCCCAAGGATGGGCAGAACGATACCTCGGTCAGCGGCTGGGTGGCCATGTCGCTCAAGGCCGCCGAACACGCCAATATCGCCGTGCCGCCCGAGGCATTTGCCGGCATCAAGTCATTTTATGATGATGTGACCGAGCCGAATTACGGCAAGGTTGGATATACCAGCCAGGGTAGTATCGCATTGATGGGGCACGAAGACCCCCGGAACACAGTAGTTCAGCCTTCCCTGACGGCTATCGGCATAATGGTGCGCATCTTCATAGACAAGAAAACCACTGACCCGTTGATAAAACTCGGCGTGGGCCAGATACTGACCAGCCTGCCGACCTGGGACACCTCAAAGCCGGGGATTATTGATTACTACTATTGGTTCTACGCCTCGTATTGCCTGAACCAGTATGATGGTCCGAGCGGGCCGAGTTGGAGTTCCTGGAACGAGAAGATGAAGGATGTGCTCCTGAAAAACCAGCGCAGCAAATCCGATGGTTGCGCCAACGGCAGTTGGGACCCGCTGGACCGCTGGAGCGCCGAAGGCAGCCGGATTTATTGCACGGCTATTAACGTCCTGACCTTAGAGGTCTATTATCGGCTGGGTATTGTTAAGAACACCGGGCACTAA
- a CDS encoding 1-acyl-sn-glycerol-3-phosphate acyltransferase, with translation MLYSLVHVICRLLAIVFFGLRAFGRANIPEGGAVLASNHQSYFDPALISITLNRPVYFLARKELFEFNRFFGWFIRSLHAIPLERRTFDSTGLRQAIEVLQKGGLLVVFPEGTRTSNGEIGEIRKGVSLLGERANVPLVPTLVDGAYQAWPRRHKLPVRFSPIRVSFAKPLWLDKSNIETIVDAWKELKEN, from the coding sequence ATGCTTTACTCATTAGTTCACGTTATATGCCGATTGCTGGCAATAGTATTCTTCGGGTTAAGGGCATTTGGCCGGGCCAATATTCCTGAGGGCGGGGCAGTGCTTGCCTCCAACCACCAGAGTTATTTTGACCCGGCTTTAATCAGCATAACCCTTAACCGGCCGGTCTATTTTTTGGCCCGGAAGGAGTTGTTTGAGTTCAACAGGTTTTTCGGATGGTTTATCCGCAGTCTTCATGCGATTCCGCTGGAGCGAAGAACCTTTGATTCCACGGGGTTGCGTCAGGCCATCGAGGTCCTGCAAAAAGGCGGGCTGTTGGTGGTTTTTCCTGAAGGAACCCGGACCTCAAACGGCGAAATCGGAGAGATACGGAAAGGCGTGAGTTTATTGGGCGAGAGGGCGAACGTGCCTCTTGTGCCAACACTGGTTGACGGGGCTTACCAGGCCTGGCCCAGACGTCATAAACTGCCCGTGCGGTTTTCACCGATACGGGTAAGTTTTGCCAAGCCCTTGTGGCTTGATAAAAGTAATATTGAAACAATCGTAGATGCCTGGAAGGAATTAAAGGAGAACTAA
- a CDS encoding (d)CMP kinase, producing MKKPIIITIDGPAGAGKSTIAKRLARKLSFHYLDTGALYRAVTFKALQDKILPKGDEAVLSGLVLKSDIKLQSTLGGKKVKVLLDGRDISREIRTPQVTSYIYKISSAPRVRRAMVKLQRRLARGKNIICEGRDIGSVVFPKAQIKFYLDASIKERAGRRYKESRFLFPGTRIGYKQIQKEIATRDYRDRHRKTAPLIKPMDAFCVDTTHLSIRQVTDALSRIINDKLDKKR from the coding sequence ATGAAGAAGCCGATTATTATCACCATAGACGGTCCGGCCGGAGCCGGGAAAAGCACCATTGCCAAGCGGCTGGCCCGGAAATTGTCGTTCCATTACCTGGATACCGGCGCGCTTTACCGGGCCGTGACATTCAAGGCGTTGCAGGATAAAATACTTCCGAAGGGGGACGAGGCCGTCCTGTCCGGATTGGTTCTTAAGAGCGATATAAAACTCCAATCCACTTTAGGCGGAAAAAAGGTCAAGGTGCTGCTGGACGGCCGGGATATCTCACGCGAAATCAGGACCCCGCAGGTCACTTCCTATATATATAAGATATCCTCCGCGCCGCGGGTACGCCGGGCCATGGTCAAACTGCAGAGGCGGCTGGCCCGGGGCAAGAATATAATCTGCGAGGGTCGGGATATCGGCAGCGTGGTTTTCCCCAAGGCGCAGATAAAGTTCTATCTCGATGCCTCCATTAAAGAACGGGCCGGCCGGCGTTATAAGGAATCGCGCTTCCTGTTTCCCGGGACGCGCATCGGCTATAAGCAGATCCAGAAAGAGATAGCCACCCGCGATTACCGCGACCGGCACCGCAAAACCGCTCCTTTAATCAAGCCCATGGACGCTTTTTGTGTTGATACCACCCATCTTTCCATCCGGCAGGTAACCGATGCATTAAGCCGGATAATAAATGACAAATTGGATAAAAAACGATAA